The DNA region CAGCCTACGACAAATGTCTTGCTCCGATCCTTCCGGATCGCCTCCTCCATTGCGGCAGCTACCTGATGCCGATGCTCCTCGCGCTCCATATCGATGAAGTCGACGATAATGATCCCTCCGATGTCCCACAGCCGCAATATGCGGGCAATCTCGCGAGCGGCCAGCAGGTTGGTCTGGAGAATCGTCTCGCCCAGATTATCCCCGCCGATATATTTGGCGGTATTGACATCAATAATGGTCATCGCTTCAGTCTGGTCAATGACGATCGTAACCCCTTCCGGCAGCGCAATCTTTCTTGCGAAGCCGGTCTTCAGCTGATCATCTATCCCGTAAGCCTGGAAGAGCGGGACGCTCTCCGAATAATGGATAACCTTGGGCTCGATGCCCGGGACGCTGTCCTTCAGGTAGCTAATCGTCTCCTCGGCTTTGGGCAGGCTGTCAATCACGAGCTCATCCTCATAAGGGTCAAATGAATCCCTGATCAGGCGCTGCAGAAGGCCAAGATCCCGATGCAGCAAAGCGGGAGCTTGAAGCTTCCGTGCCTTATCCGTTATTCTCGACCATTCTTCCCTTAAAAACTCAAGATCACTGCGGATAAAATCGATGGGCTCATCCTCCGAAACGGTCCGAATAATGATGCCCTCTTCCCCGGTTCGCAGCTGCTCTCCAATCCCCTTCAGCCGGCTTCGCTCTGCATCGCGCTCGATCTTCTTCGAGACGGCGACATAATCGGCCGTCGGCATGTAGACCATGCATCTGCCCGGCAGCGAGAAATGCGTTGTCACCCTCGCCCCCTTGCCTCCCCTCGGCTCCTTCATCACCTGAACGATCAGCTCTTGGCCGACGGTCAGCAGCTGCGAAATCGAGGGTTTCTGCTTCGGCTGTTTCTCAAGATGCGGATGAAGCACATCATCGACATATAAAAATGCGTTCTTCTTCAGCCCGATATCGACAAAGGCTGCCTGCATCCCGGGCAGCACATTGACAACCTTTCCCTTATAAATGCTTCCGACGACGCTCTGCTCGGAATTTCGCTCGACTGCGAACTCCGCTAATCTCCCATCCTCGATGAGAGCCATCTCAATGGTCTCATGTTCACAATGAACTATCATTTGCCTCATGGCTTCACCTCACAAACGGAAGACGAACTCTATGATTCTATCCTACCACAATTTGGATGAATGAAGCAGACAGAATCCGGCCCACCCTGCGTCTCCCTCATGTTGTTTACGATTTTACGCATATCAGGGCGGTCCATTCGATGCGAAGTACGAAGATATGACATGCTGTTCAGGCACAACCGCGAGCAAACGGCCCGGTCCGCCCATCACATATATCAAATGATACTTCTCTCTTTTAAATAGACGCATGATTTCACCCAAAGGTTTCGCAGAATCGGCTACGATCGGCTGTGCAGGTCCGAGCCGATCCAGATTTCGTTCGTAAATCTCGCTGCGGTTCACAAGAAATCGGAGAAAACGATAAGGAACATTCCGGTGATCCTCGAAGTTGGAGTAGGCCAGAAACACGCCGATCATCAGCAGATTGAGGCGGATGCCTCCTCCCGATAATAGGGGAGCAAGCCCGTAAGCGATCATCAGCAGACCGCCGCAAATGCCGGCCCGGGAAGTCCATACCAGCGTAGCGTGGTAAGGCGCGGCTAAGCTGATCAGCGCCTGGAGCACCTTCCCTCCGTCGAGAGGAAGAATCGGCAGGAGATTGAATAAAGCGATCATCGCATTCCCCTGGATCACATAGCCCAGCATCGCCTCGTCTCCCCAGCCTGCCCAGCGGCAGCACAGGGCAAGTCCGATCATGATGGCATTTTGGAGCGGCCCTGAAAGAGCGATGACGATTTCCTTCCATGCCGTCATCCGCCCATCGTCCTCAATAACAGCAACGCCGCCGAACGGCAGCATCTGAATGGCTCTCACCTTGAACCCCATCGCTGCCGCGGC from Paenibacillus ihbetae includes:
- a CDS encoding Rne/Rng family ribonuclease translates to MRQMIVHCEHETIEMALIEDGRLAEFAVERNSEQSVVGSIYKGKVVNVLPGMQAAFVDIGLKKNAFLYVDDVLHPHLEKQPKQKPSISQLLTVGQELIVQVMKEPRGGKGARVTTHFSLPGRCMVYMPTADYVAVSKKIERDAERSRLKGIGEQLRTGEEGIIIRTVSEDEPIDFIRSDLEFLREEWSRITDKARKLQAPALLHRDLGLLQRLIRDSFDPYEDELVIDSLPKAEETISYLKDSVPGIEPKVIHYSESVPLFQAYGIDDQLKTGFARKIALPEGVTIVIDQTEAMTIIDVNTAKYIGGDNLGETILQTNLLAAREIARILRLWDIGGIIIVDFIDMEREEHRHQVAAAMEEAIRKDRSKTFVVGWTKLDLLEMTRKKARESMPLPFAKPCGACGGRGFVLPS
- a CDS encoding M50 family metallopeptidase, whose product is MINFKGTALSLHPLFVIVMLASVVTGRFLELLTLFIIVFIHELGHAAAAAAMGFKVRAIQMLPFGGVAVIEDDGRMTAWKEIVIALSGPLQNAIMIGLALCCRWAGWGDEAMLGYVIQGNAMIALFNLLPILPLDGGKVLQALISLAAPYHATLVWTSRAGICGGLLMIAYGLAPLLSGGGIRLNLLMIGVFLAYSNFEDHRNVPYRFLRFLVNRSEIYERNLDRLGPAQPIVADSAKPLGEIMRLFKREKYHLIYVMGGPGRLLAVVPEQHVISSYFASNGPP